One Syntrophales bacterium genomic window, TGTGTAGTGTTTCCGCCAGAGAGAGTCTCTGCCCTGCACAAACCTGAAGATGGAATGAGAGTCTACGTAATATAGAAAGGGTGCGCCATACTTCAGTACCACCGTCTGCAAGGCAAGAATGTGAGCCCAAGATGTTTCTCTCTTTAAAAAGGTAGCATAGAGGATAAGCCGGCTAAAATCATCCAGGGAGGTTATAAGGCACCACTTTTCTTTCGCAGGCGGTGACCACAAGTGATGAGAGGAATCATGCTGAATGAGTTCTCCGGTGTAATTGGTTAAGACTTCACGGTCATGAGGATCTTTCCGAGGCTTCTTTTTTAAATAAAAGTCGTTCTTCTTGGCCCTATCAATAATGGTAGGTAACGAAACTTTCTGTTTATATTTGGTCTCTAAAAGATCTTTGACATAGCTGTAATTATACCATCTCAACGGTATATCTTTGTTTTCTATCAGTTTCTTTTCAATGTGCAACTCTTTGATAATGCTATCTTCAATGTCTTGAGATATTTTTCTGGTTTTGGTTTTTCTTGTGTATTGAATAGAGAATTCATCCGGATTTTGGCGATAGGCCTTTACGAGAGAGAAAACCCTTGTTTTTCCAATACCCAGAATCTCTTGAATATACTTTCTCTCGATTTCTTTTCTCAGGTAGCACTCGATAAGTTCTTTAACCTGGCTGTCTGTGAATTTCTTGTGCAACTGTACCATAACCTAAAACCTCCTCTTTGGGTTTTAGATTATGGTTTATCATGTGTTCACTTTTAAACTTTAAATCCGTCAAAAACGGTTCACTTTTAATTCTTATCTGACAACACAGTAAAAAATTCTTGACAAATGAGCACAAATTCTAATAAGAAGTTCTTTGAAACCACTACGACAAGAAGCAAAAACAAACAACAGAACAATAAGCCAGGTCTTGAGACCTTTAAAAACTGAAAAAGTTCCGAGCATCGAAAAACCACTTTTTCAAAGCTTTCGTTTTCCCCTTTTCTGAAAGCTGAACATAGCCTAATTTAGTCAGATTTTTTTGTACCTTAAAAACCCATTAAAATAGAAGTGAATTTAAAAGTTGGGAGGAAATGAAATGACTGTAAAAGTATTGATCAAAAGAAGAGTAGACAGGGAGAAAGAAAGCAAACTATTGCCTCTTATTTTAGAGCTCAGAACACTGGCCACGTTACAGCCAGGCTACATGTCAGGTGAAACCTTAAGAAACGCAAAAAAGCCCGATGAATACTTAGTAATCAGCACCTGGCAGTCAATAGATTCATGGAGAACCTGGGAATCCGGTAATGAAAGAGCTCAAATACAGAGCAAGATCGATTCTTTGCTGGGGGAGGCAACTGAATTCGAAATTTATCATTACCCCGAATAAACCCCACATAATTATCATTACAACAGGATAGAGTGAAACTCCCCGCCCGCAGGGCGGGGCTTCCTTGTAAGGAATCGGAGATAGTGAGCTGTTGCGAACAATATGTTTGTTTTATATTGCGCCCCCTTACCCCGCTTAAAAGGCGGGGTTTGCGGTGTGCGCTCCCGGTCAAAGTGTCCTATTTCCAAAGCTTTCATATTATTTTTGCCTCCCTCAAGTACTGCAATTTT contains:
- a CDS encoding antibiotic biosynthesis monooxygenase family protein, translated to MTVKVLIKRRVDREKESKLLPLILELRTLATLQPGYMSGETLRNAKKPDEYLVISTWQSIDSWRTWESGNERAQIQSKIDSLLGEATEFEIYHYPE